The stretch of DNA GGTCCAGCATCTGGAGTTGTGTCAGGGGTTGGGACGGCAGCGGTTTCGGCTGGGGTTGGCGGATGGACGGCAGCTTTTGGCCCGGCGGGTGGTGCTGGCGATCGCCGGTGGCATACCCCAGATCCCGGACTGGGCGCGGCAGATTCCCCAGACTTACCCCAGCGATCGGCTACGGCACTCCAGCCAGATCGACCTGCGCGGGCTCTCCCTGGCGGGCGAGCAAATTTTGATTGTGGGCAGCGGCCTGACCAGCGGCCATCTGGCTGCGGGAGCCGTGGCCCGCGGTGCCCAGGTGATCCTGATGGCGCGGCGGCAGTTCTACGCCAAGCTGTTCGATGCCGAACCAGGCTGGCTGGGTCCCAAGTATCTCAAAGGATTCCATGCCGAAACCCGTTGGCACCAGCGCTGGCAGATGATTCAGCAGGCCCGCAACGGCGGTTCTGTCACCCCAGCCATGCTCCTGCACCTGCGACGGCTGGAGCGCCAGGGCCAGATCACTTTCTACGAACAGTGCGAGGTGCAGCGGGCGGAGTGGAAGGGCGACGCCTGGCGGGTGCACTGTAGCACCGGAGCCGAGCACGACTGCCTCACCCACCTGCCAATCGATCGGATCTGGCTGGCCACCGGCAGTCAGCTGAATGTGGAGCACTGGCCCCTGCTGGCCGACCTGCGGGCGAATTATCCCGCTGAGATTGTCGACGGGTTGCCAGTTCTAGATCATCACCTGCGCTGGCCGGGGTGCAATCTGTTTGTCATGGGCGGGGCTGCGGCGCTGCAACTGGGGCCAGTGGCGCGGAACTTGTTTGGGGGTCGATTGGCGAGCGATCGCATTGTGCCCGCCCTGGTCAAACCGCGTATCAGAGTGCCTCGCACAACCACAGTGTGACAACGGGCGGAAACGTAGCCTGCAAGGTCTTTCTCAACACAGGGGAATTGCACCACCCGGTTTAAATGACCTGCCGCACTGACCAGCTATAACCGCGAGAAACCGACTCAAGGCGCTGGCAGGATTCAGGTGACTATGCTCGGGCAGTGGTGCTCCTTGTGCTTTGAGAAACAGCTCTAGAAGGGCTTTTAGGCTTTGGCGTTGGTAGGCACTCGGCATCCGGTCCAACAGTTGGTAGATTAGCTCTTGGGCGTGGGCAAGCATCGTCATGGTCCTTGCTGTCTATACGTTTCACGCCCTTTTCTCGCCTCCCTCCAGCCAAGGTGCAAGATCTGAGTCGGGTAAAGTACATCGAGATGATCCCCTCTGCCCCCCTAAGGTGGGTACAGCGTGAACCAATGACCTCTGTAAAACTGGAATGCACTCCGCAAGCCAACCGCAGAGCGCATTCCAGCGTTACACTAGCCACCGGGCAATTTTAGAGAACCGAGCCATGAACCAGGCGGCAGACGAAACCACCATCGCCAGAGTGCAAACCCTCAGAGCACAGCTGCAGGCCGCCAGCTATGCCTACTACGTCCTTGATGCCCCCGACCTGCCCGACGAGGTGTACGATCGCCTCTACCGCGAGCTGC from Leptolyngbya sp. KIOST-1 encodes:
- a CDS encoding SidA/IucD/PvdA family monooxygenase — encoded protein: MPPSTDIAIIGAGPQALTLVTHLLQKKAALRNRFVVIDPAGEWLCQWHHQFAAFEIPHLRSPAVHHPDPHPSALRTFAEGRPDELFPPYSLPSTSLFRDFCQSVIQRWDLTHRVMAGTVQHLELCQGLGRQRFRLGLADGRQLLARRVVLAIAGGIPQIPDWARQIPQTYPSDRLRHSSQIDLRGLSLAGEQILIVGSGLTSGHLAAGAVARGAQVILMARRQFYAKLFDAEPGWLGPKYLKGFHAETRWHQRWQMIQQARNGGSVTPAMLLHLRRLERQGQITFYEQCEVQRAEWKGDAWRVHCSTGAEHDCLTHLPIDRIWLATGSQLNVEHWPLLADLRANYPAEIVDGLPVLDHHLRWPGCNLFVMGGAAALQLGPVARNLFGGRLASDRIVPALVKPRIRVPRTTTV